A part of Oryctolagus cuniculus chromosome 15, mOryCun1.1, whole genome shotgun sequence genomic DNA contains:
- the LOC108178445 gene encoding interferon-induced protein with tetratricopeptide repeats 1B, whose protein sequence is MWNPQRTRARSQRAQSGSGNLQTSASFSATMSECAEEHPLKDRLQKLRCHFTWGLLIEDTGLPDLEDRILEEIQFLDTEHKVGIYNLLAYVKHLQGKHEDALENLKEAEEVVQGDQADHSDVRSLVTWGNYAWVYYHMGRLADAQTYLDKVENTCQKSADPSRYRMECPEMDCEEGWALLKCGRKNYERAKACFEKALEADPENPEFNTGYAITVYRLDYSSRTPNDNRKVCSLQPLRKAVRLNPQDAYLKALLALKLQDVGQEAEGRECLEEALAQQSSQTYVFRYAAKFFRRQGHIYKDLKYLKMALEATPTSAFLHHQLGLCYRAQMRKVRRQDRENVDRLIQLAIGEFQETLKLKPTFELAHVNLAEMYVEKEQYREAEEHFQEALRIEDIDDHIQQEIHYRFGQFYELRGRSEEDKAITQYLKGLKIEKVSHAREKLLKALEILSKRRVNQNVRDVESTALLGLIHKLRGEVSEALLCYEKALRLAADLNSMF, encoded by the exons ATGTGGAATCCACAACGCACACGGGCCAGGTCTCAGAGGGCACAGTCCGGCTCAGGAAACCTGCAGACTTCTGCCTCCTTCTCAGCAACCATGAG TGAGTGTGCTGAGGAGCATCCGCTGAAGGACAGGCTGCAGAAGCTGAGATGTCACTTCACATGGGGGCTGCTCATCGAAGACACTGGGTTGCCTGACCTAGAAGACAGAATCCTGGAAGAGATTCAATTTCTAGACACTGAACACAAGGTAGGAATATACAACCTGCTGGCCTATGTGAAACACCTGCAAGGCAAGCATGAGGATGCCCTGGAGAAcctgaaagaagcagaagaggtGGTTCAGGGAGACCAGGCTGACCACTCAGATGTGAGGAGTCTGGTGACCTGGGGCAACTACGCCTGGGTGTACTACCACATGGGCAGGCTGGCAGATGCACAGACATACCTGGACAAGGTGGAGAACACGTGCCAGAAGTCTGCAGACCCCTCCCGCTATAGAATGGAGTGTCCTGAGATGGACTGTGAGGAAGGCTGGGCTTTACTGAAGTGTGGAAGAAAGAACTATGAGCGGGCCAAGGCCTGCTTTGAGAAGGCTCTGGAAGCAGACCCTGAGAACCCTGAATTCAACACAGGGTATGCAATCACTGTCTATCGCCTGGATTACTCTAGCAGAACACCCAATGATAATAGAAAGGTGTGTTCTCTGCAGCCCCTAAGGAAGGCCGTCAGGCTCAATCCACAAGATGCATACCTTAAAGCTTTGCTTGCTCTGAAGCTGCAGGATGTAGGACAGGAGGCCGAAGGAAGAGAGTgcttggaggaagctctggccCAACAGTCCTCCCAGACCTACGTCTTTCGATACGCAGCCAAGTTTTTCCGCAGACAAGGCCATATATATAAAGATCTGAAGTACTTGAAAATGGCCTTGGAGGCAACGCCCACATCGGCCTTCCTGCATCACCAGCTGGGACTTTGCTACCGGGCACAAATGAGGAAAGTTAGAAGGCAAGATAGAGAAAATGTGGACAGACTGATACAATTGGCTATAGGTGAGTTTCAAGAAACTTTGAAATTAAAGCCCACATTTGAATTGGCTCATGTGAACCTAGCAGAAATGTATGTGGAAAAAGAGCAGTACAGGGAGGCTGAGGAACATTTTCAGGAAGCATTACGCATCGAGGACATTGACGATCACATCCAGCAAGAAATTCATTACCGCTTTGGCCAATTCTATGAGCTTCGTGGACGTTCTGAAGAAGACAAAGCCATCACTCAGTATCTAAAAggtctaaaaatagaaaaagtgtcCCATGCCAGGGAAAAACTGCTCAAGGCTTTAGAGATTTTGTCAAAAAGACGTGTGAACCAGAATGTCCGAGATGTGGAAAGTACTGCCCTCCTTGGGCTCATCCATAAATTGAGAGGGGAAGTGAGCGAAGCCCTGCTGTGTTATGAGAAGGCTCTAAGGCTGGCTGCTGACCTAAACTCCATGTTCTGA
- the LOC127484271 gene encoding interferon-induced protein with tetratricopeptide repeats 1: MWNPQRTRARSQRAQSGSGNLQTSASFSATMSECAEEHPLKDRLQKLRCHFTWGLLIEDTGLPDLEDRILEEIQFLDTENKVGYNLLAYVKHLQGKHEDALENLKEAEEVVQGDQADHSDVRSLVTWGNYAWVYYHMGRLADAQTYLDKVENTCQKSADPTRYSTQCPEMDCEEGWALLKCGGKNYERAKACFEKALEADPENPEFNTGYAITVYRLDYPAKRPCDVSDAFSLQPLRKAIRLNPQDAYLKALLALKLQDVGQEAEGRECLEEALAHTSSQTYVFRYAAKFFRRQGRVDEALKYLKMALKATPSSAFLHQQIGLCYKKKTNQIMNATHMQPTRQDRENVDRLIQLAIFHFEYAVKQKPTFEVAYVDLARMYVTAGDHEKAEDTFQKVLCMTPLQEHIQQNIHFSYGQFQQFQKKSEVDAITHYLQAVTIRKDSYARDKSIKSLEQLVSRKLKRNPLDQEALSLREVLHRLVGGRDEALECSEQDLRLAADSGNWVGSSL, translated from the exons ATGTGGAATCCACAACGCACACGGGCCAGGTCTCAGAGGGCACAGTCCGGCTCAGGAAACCTGCAGACTTCTGCCTCCTTCTCAGCAACCATGAG TGAGTGTGCTGAGGAGCATCCGCTGAAGGACAGGCTGCAGAAGCTGAGATGTCACTTCACATGGGGGCTGCTCATCGAAGACACTGGGTTGCCTGACCTAGAAGACAGAATCCTGGAAGAGATTCAATTTCTAGACACTGAAAACAAGGTAGGATACAACCTGCTGGCCTATGTGAAACACCTGCAAGGCAAGCATGAGGATGCCCTAGAGAAcctgaaagaagcagaagaggtGGTTCAGGGAGACCAGGCTGACCACTCAGATGTGAGGAGTCTGGTGACCTGGGGCAACTACGCCTGGGTGTACTATCATATGGGCAGGCTGGCAGATGCACAGACATACCTGGACAAGGTGGAGAATACGTGCCAGAAGTCTGCAGACCCCACCCGTTATAGTACGCAGTGTCCTGAGATGGACTGTGAGGAAGGCTGGGCTTTGCTGAAGTGTGGAGGAAAGAACTATGAGCGGGCCAAGGCCTGCTTTGAGAAGGCTCTGGAAGCAGACCCTGAGAACCCCGAATTCAACACAGGGTATGCAATCACTGTCTATCGCCTGGATTACCCTGCCAAAAGACCATGCGATGTCAGTGATGCGTTTTCTCTGCAGCCCCTAAGGAAGGCCATCAGGCTCAATCCACAAGATGCATACCTTAAAGCTCTGCTTGCTCTGAAGCTGCAGGATGTAGGACAGGAGGCCGAAGGAAGAGAGTgcttggaggaagctctggctcacACGTCCTCCCAGACCTATGTCTTTCGATACGCAGCCAAGTTTTTCCGCAGACAAGGCCGTGTGGATGAAGCTCTGAAGTACTTAAAAATGGCCTTGAAGGCaacacccagctctgcctttcttcACCAGCAGATAGGCCTCTgctacaagaaaaaaacaaaccaaataatGAATGCTACCCACATGCAGCCTACAAGGCAGGATAGGGAGAATGTGGACAGATTGATTCAATTAGCCATATTTCACTTTGAATATGCTGTCAAACAAAAGCCCACGTTTGAAGTGGCTTATGTGGACCTGGCCCGCATGTACGTAACCGCAGGCGATCATGAAAAAGCTGAAGACACTTTCCAAAAAGTGCTGTGCATGACACCACTCCAGGAACACATACAGCAAAATATACATTTCTCCTATGGTCAATTtcaacaatttcaaaaaaaatctgaagttgaTGCCATTACCCATTATTTACAGGCAGTTACAATAAGAAAGGACTCATATGCCAGGGATAAAAGTATCAAATCCTTGGAGCAACTGGTTTCAAGGAAACTAAAGAGAAACCCATTGGACCAGGAGGCCTTGAGCCTCCGGGAGGTGCTCCACAGGTTGGTAGGAGGAAGGGATGAAGCCCTGGAGTGCTCTGAGCAGGACCTCAGACTAGCTGCTGACAGTGGGAACTGGGTGGGGAGTAGCCTCTAG
- the LOC100342069 gene encoding interferon-induced protein with tetratricopeptide repeats 1B — MQSCLETPSIYKHHGCLRSPRPLWTNLGGAASQTDLSPEKHLLPCSTMSEKSHGYQINDRLVQVRCHFTWELLIEDIEMPDLENRIWEEIQFLDTEHKVGYNLLAYVKHLQGKHEDALENLKEAEEVVQGDQADHSDVRSLVTWGNYAWVYYHMGRLADAQTYLDKVENTCQKSADPSRYRMECPEMDCEEGWALLKCGRKNYERAKACFEKALEADPENPEFNTGYAITVYRLDYPAKRPYDVSDAFSLQPLRKAIRLNPQDAYLKALLALKLQDLGEEAEGRECMEEALAHTSSQTYVFRYAAKFFRRQGRVDEALEYLKRALKATPRSVFLHHQIGLCYREQMIQIKNATHMPPRGRDRENVDRLLQLAINEFQKASVLKPTFELAHVHLAEMYAEIRQYKEAEEHFQKALCIPNSDDHIQQEIHYSYGNFLAYHWKSEDKAITQYLKGLKIEKISHAREKLLKALERLAERRVNRNVQVVESTALLGLIHKLRGEVSKALLCYEKALRLAADLNSMF, encoded by the exons ATGCAAAGTTGCTTGGAGACACCTTCCATATATAAGCACCATGGTTGTCTGAGAAGCCCTAGACCTCTGTGGACAAACCTTGGAGGAGCAGCCTCCCAGACTGACTTAAGCCCTGAAAAGCACCTGTTGCCTTGCAGCACCATGAG tgagaaATCCCATGGATATCAGATTAATGATAGACTGGTTCAGGTGAGATGCCATTTTACATGGGAGTTGTTAATTGAAGACATTGAAATGCCGGATTTAGAAAACAGGATCTGGGAAGAGATTCAATTTCTAGACACTGAACACAAGGTAGGATACAACCTGCTGGCCTATGTGAAACACCTGCAAGGCAAGCATGAGGATGCCCTGGAGAAcctgaaagaagcagaagaggtGGTTCAGGGAGACCAGGCTGACCACTCAGATGTGAGGAGTCTGGTGACCTGGGGCAACTACGCCTGGGTGTACTACCACATGGGCAGGCTGGCAGATGCGCAGACGTACCTGGACAAGGTGGAGAACACGTGCCAGAAGTCTGCAGACCCCTCCCGCTATAGAATGGAGTGTCCTGAGATGGACTGTGAGGAAGGCTGGGCTTTGCTGAAGTGTGGAAGAAAAAATTATGAGCGGGCCAAGGCCTGCTTTGAGAAGGCTCTGGAAGCAGACCCTGAGAACCCCGAATTCAACACAGGGTATGCAATCACTGTCTACCGCCTGGATTACCCTGCCAAAAGACCATACGATGTCAGTGATGCGTTTTCTCTGCAGCCCTTAAGGAAGGCCATCAGGCTCAATCCACAAGATGCATACCTTAAAGCTCTGCTAGCTCTGAAGCTGCAGGATTTAGGAGAGGAGGCCGAAGGAAGAGAGTGcatggaggaagctctggctcacACGTCCTCCCAGACCTATGTCTTTCGATACGCAGCCAAGTTTTTCCGCAGACAAGGCCGTGTGGATGAAGCTCTGGAGTACCTAAAAAGGGCCTTGAAGGCAACACCCAGATCTGTCTTTCTTCATCACCAGATAGGCCTCTGCTACAGGGAACAAATGATCCAAATAAAGAATGCTACCCACATGCCGCCTAGAGGACGGGATAGGGAGAATGTGGACAGATTGCTTCAATTAGccataaatgaatttcaaaaggCTTCAGTTCTAAAGCCCACATTTGAATTGGCTCATGTTCACCTGGCTGAGATGTATGCAGAAATACGCCAGTACAAAGAGGCTGAGGAACATTTTCAGAAAGCATTATGCATCCCGAACAGTGATGATCACATCCAACAGGAAATTCATTACAGCTACGGTAATTTCTTAGCATATCACTGGAAATCTGAAGACAAAGCCATCACTCAGTATCTAAAAggtctaaaaatagaaaaaatatcccATGCCAGGGAAAAACTGCTCAAGGCTTTAGAGAGATTGGCAGAAAGACGTGTGAACCGGAATGTCCAAGTTGTGGAAAGTACCGCCCTCCTTGGGCTCATCCACAAATTGAGAGGGGAAGTGAGCAAAGCCCTGCTGTGTTATGAGAAGGCTCTAAGGCTGGCTGCTGACCTCAACTCCATGTTCTGA